The following nucleotide sequence is from Microbacterium imperiale.
GCCCCGCAAGGTCTCTATACAGGTGGTGCATGGTTGTCGTCAGCTCGTGTCGTGAGATGTTGGGTTAAGTCCCGCAACGAGCGCAACCCTCGTTCTATGTTGCCAGCACGTAATGGTGGGAACTCATGGGATACTGCCGGGGTCAACTCGGAGGAAGGTGGGGATGACGTCAAATCATCATGCCCCTTATGTCTTGGGCTTCACGCATGCTACAATGGCCGGTACAAAGGGCTGCAATACCGTGAGGTGGAGCGAATCCCAAAAAGCCGGTCCCAGTTCGGATTGAGGTCTGCAACTCGACCTCATGAAGTCGGAGTCGCTAGTAATCGCAGATCAGCAACGCTGCGGTGAATACGTTCCCGGGTCTTGTACACACCGCCCGTCAAGTCATGAAAGTCGGTAACACCTGAAGCCGGTGGCCCAACCCTTGTGGAGGGAGCCGTCGAAGGTGGGATCGGTAATTAGGACTAAGTCGTAACAAGGTAGCCGTACCGGAAGGTGCGGCTGGATCACCTCCTTTCTAAGGAGCATCTGGCACTTCGGTGTCCAGGCCCCCGATCAGAGCGAATGTCTCTGCGGGGTGCTCATGGGTGGAACATTTGACATGGTGCGAAGGATGAAGGTTTCTTCTAGTACGCCGCTTGCGGTGGGAACGGGGGAGTTTTCGGGTGTCGCACCTGCACGCTGTTGGGTCCTGAGGGACCGGATGAGAGTCCGCAACCTCTGGGCCTTTTCTTCATGCTGCTGGTCAGTGTGGGGGGAGGGTACCGCCCGTACTTTGAGAACTACACAGTGGACGCGAGCATCTTCGATGCGACACCTTTGGGTGTTGTGTCGTGAAGATGATCTTAAAGATCATTAGTCAATTTTTTGACGATTCAACTCATGTGATTTCAAGTCTTTAAGAGCAAACGGTGGATGCCTTGGCATCTGGAGCCGAAGAAGGACGTAGCAATCTGCGATAAGCCTCGGGGAGTGGATAAGCACACTGTGATCCGAGGATTTCCGAATGGGGAAACCCCGCTGGGCGGCGTGCCGACCTAGTGACTCCCGCCTGAATATATAGGGCGGGTAGAGGGAACGTGGGGAAGTGAAACATCTCAGTACCCACAGGAAGAGAAAGCAACCGCGATTCCGTTAGTAGTGGCGAGCGAAACCGGATCAGGCTAAACCTTGCGTGTGTGATAGCCGGCAGGCGTTGCACGTTGGGGGTTGTGGGACTTTTCTGATCATTCTGCCGAGTGGTCGACGTTACAAGAAGGTATAGACGAACAGGTTTGAATGCCTGGTCATAGAGGGTGCGAACCCCGTAGTCGAAATGCTTCTCTTGGCGTGAAGAGTATCCCAAGTAGCACGGGGCCCGAGAAATCCCGTGTGAATCTGTCAGGACCACCTGATAAGCCTAAATACTCCCAGATGACCGATAGCGGACAAGTACCGTGAGGGAAAGGTGAAAAGTACCCCGGGAGGGGAGTGAAATAGTACCTGAAACCGTTTGCTTACAAACCGTTGGAGCCTCCTTAGTAGGGGTGACAGCGTGCCTTTTGAAGAATGAGCCTGCGAGTTAGCGATACGTGGCGAGGTTAACCCGTGTGGGGTAGCCGTAGCGAAAGCGAGTCTGAATAGGGCGATTCAGTCGCGTGTCCTAGACCCGAAGCGAAGTGATCTATCCATGGCCAGGTTGAAGCGACGGTAAGACGTCGTGGAGGACCGAACCCACTTAGGTTGAAAACTGAGGGGATGAGCTGTGGATAGGGGTGAAAGGCCAATCAAACTTCGTGATAGCTGGTTCTCTCCGAAATGCATTTAGGTGCAGCGTTGCGTGTTTCTTGCCGGAGGTAGAGCTACTGGATGGCCGATGGGCCCTACAAGGTTACTGACGTCAGCCAAACTCCGAATGCCGGTAAGTGAGAGCGCAGCAGTGAGACTGTGGGGGATAAGCTTCATAGTCGAGAGGGAAACAACCCAGACCACCAACTAAGGTCCCAAAGCGCGTGCTAAGTGGGAAAGGATGTGGAGTTGCTCTGACAACCAGGAGGTTGGCTTAGAAGCAGCCACCCTTGAAAGAGTGCGTAATAGCTCACTGGTCAAGTGATTCCGCGCCGACAATGTAACGGGGCTCAAGCACGCCACCGAAGTTGTGGCATTGACATTATTGGTAGGCCTTCGTGGTCCAGCCGTGTTGATGGGTAGGAGAGCGTCGTGTGGCCAGCGAAGCGGCGGTGTGAACCAGCCGTGGAGGCTACACGAGTGAGAATGCAGGCATGAGTAGCGAAAGACGTGTGAGAAACACGTCCTCCGAAAGACCAAGGGTTCCAGGGTCAAGCTAATCTTCCCTGGGTAAGTCGGGACCTAAGGCGAGGCCGACAGGCGTAGTCGATGGACAACGGGTTGATATTCCCGTACCGGCGAAGAACCGCCCAAGCTAATCCAGTGGTGCTAAGAGTCCTAACCCGGGCTTAGTTGACCCCTTCGGGGTGAGACGGTCCGGTCTAACGCTCGACCCCATGCTGGTGCGGCTAGCGTATTAACAGGTGTGACGCAGGAAGGTAGCCCAACCCGGGCGATGGTTGTCCCGGGGCAAGTGCGTAGGCCGAGTCATAGGCAAATCCGTGACTCATACAGGCTGAGACACGATGCGGATAAAAAGTGGGTGATCCTATGCTGCCGAGAAAAGCATCGACGCGAGGTTCTAGCTGCCCGTACCCCAAACCGACTCAGGTGGTCAGGTAGAGAATACCAAGGAGATCGAGAGAATCGTGGTTAAGGAACTCGGCAAAATGCCCCCGTAACTTCGGGAGAAGGGGGGCCTTCCACTTATTAGGATTTACTCCGAAAGGGTGTGGAGGCCGCAGAGACTAGTGGGTAGCGACTGTTTACTAAAAACACAGGTCCGTGCCAAGTCGCAAGACGATGTATACGGACTGACGCCTGCCCGGTGCTGGAAGGTTAAGAGGACCGGTTAGCCGCAAGGCGAAGCTGAGAATTTAAGCCCCAGTAAACGGCGGTGGTAACTATAACCATCCTAAGGTAGCGAAATTCCTTGTCGGGTAAGTTCCGACCTGCACGAATGGCGTAACGACTTCCCAACTGTCTCAACCGCGAACTCGGCGAAATTGCACTACGAGTAAAGATGCTCGTTACGCGCAGCAGGACGGAAAGACCCCGTGACCTTTACTACAGCTTGGTATTGGTGTTCGGTGTGGCTTGTGTAGGATAGGTGGGAGACTTTGAAGCGGTGACGCCAGTTACCGTGGAGTCATTGTTGAAATACCACTCTGGTCACTCTGGATATCTAACTTCGAACCGTAATCCGGTTCAGGGACAGTGCCTGGTGGGTAGTTTAACTGGGGCGGTTGCCTCCCAAAAAGTAACGGAGGCGCCCAAAGGTTCCCTCAACCTGGTTGGCAATCAGGTGGCGAGTGTAAGTGCACAAGGGAGCTTGACTGTGAGACTGACAGGTCGAGCAGGGACGAAAGTCGGGACTAGTGATCCGGCAGTGGCTTGTGGAAGCGCTGTCGCTCAACGGATAAAAGGTACCTCGGGGATAACAGGCTGATCTTGCCCAAGAGTCCATATCGACGGCATGGTTTGGCACCTCGATGTCGGCTCGTCGCATCCTGGGGCTGGAGTAGGTCCCAAGGGTTGGGCTGTTCGCCCATTAAAGCGGTACGCGAGCTGGGTTTAGAACGTCGTGAGACAGTTCGGTCCCTATCCGCTGCGCGCGTAGGAAATTTGAGAGGATCTGACCCTAGTACGAGAGGACCGGGTTGGACGAACCTCTGGTGTGCCAGTTGTTCCGCCAGGAGCACCGCTGGTTAGCTACGTTCGGGATGGATAACCGCTGAAAGCATCTAAGCGGGAAGCCGGCCTCAAGATGAGATTTCCATGCCTTCGGGCGAGAGGCTCCCAGCCAGACTACTGGGTTGATAGGCCGGATGTGGAAGCGTGGTAACACGTGAAGCTGACCGGTACTAATAAGCCGATGACTTGATAACACACCGTTTTTGGTGCTTGCGTCCACTGAGTGGTTCTCGATGTACGGTCGAGAACCGCATAACGATCAATCGTTGTGCAGACTGAAACATCAATAGTGTTTCGGCGGCCATAGCGTGAGGGAAACGCCCGGTTACATTCCGAACCCGGAAGCTAAGCCTCACAGCGCCGATGGTACTGCAGGGGGGACCCTGTGGGAGAGTAGGACACCGCCGGACTTCTTTCGTAAGAGGGCCACCCAGTGCTGGGTGGCCCTTTTTCGTGCCCTCGGGCGTTGCGGGAGCAGACAATGGGCCCGCCGGCTCCGATTTGACGTCGAAGGTCGGTGTAGTGTGCAATATATTGCATGTCGCTGAGTCCGATTGAGCGTCCCGTCTCGCTACGGGACCACGCCTACACAGCGATCCGCGACGCCATCGTCAGCGGCGCGCTCGCGCCCGGGCAGCGCTTGCGTGACCAGGAGCTGGAGGACTGGCTCGGCGTGAGCCGTACCCCTATCCGCGAGGCGATCGCGCGGCTGGAGCTCGCCGGGCTGGTGCGGACGCGGCGCGCGAAGGCGACCGAGGTCGCGCCTCTCGATGAGCGCGACGCCCTCGCGGCGCAGCGCATAGCGGCGTCCCTGCATGCGCTGGCGGCTCACGACGGCGTGCCGCAGCTGACCAGCGGCAACCTCGAGGCCATGCGTGCGGCGAACGCGCGCTTCGCCGAGGCCTTGGCCCGCGCGGCCGTCGATGAGGCGCTCGCGGCCGACGACGCGTTCCACGAGGTGCTCGTCATCGCGTCGGCGAACCCGTTGCTGCCGAGCCTGCTCGAGCAGGTCACGCCGCTGCTGCGGCGCCTCGAACGCGCGCGCTTCTCGAGCCTCGCCGGTCGCGACTCCGTTGCGGCTCATGATCGCATCATCGAGCTCGCTGCGGCGGGCGACGCGACCGGCGCCGCAGCTGCGACCCGGGAGAACTGGCTCACCCTCGAGCGCCTGCTGGCGCACCCCGACCCCACCGCGAGCTCCACCGACCTCTAGGACGACCGCCATGACACTCGCCGACTTCCCGCGCCACTCGCTGACCTTCGGGCCCAGTCCGATCCATCCGCTCGACCGCCTCTCGGCCCACCTCGGCGGCGCGCGTATCTGGGCCAAGCGCGAGGATGTCGCCAGCGGCCTCGCCTACGGCGGGAACAAGACGCGCAAGCTCGAGTACCTCGTGCCGGAAGCCCTCGCGCAGGGTGCGGACACGCTCGTCTCCATCGGCGGCATCCAGTCGAACCACACCCGTCAGGTCGCCGCTGTGGCGGCCCACCTGGGTCTGAAGGCCGTGCTGGTGCAGGAGAACTGGGTCGACTGGCCGGATGCCGTGAACGACCGTGTCGGCAACATCCTGCTCTCGCGGCTCATGGGCGCGGACGTGCGGCTGTCGTCGGATGGATTCGACATCGGATTCCGCGATTCCTGGAAGGAGGCCATCGCGGACGTCGAGGCCGCGGGCGGGAAGCCCTACGCCATCCCCGCCGGAGCCAGCGACCACCCCCTGGGCGGTCTCGGCTTCGCGAACTGGGCGCACGAGGTGCGCAGCCAGGAGGAGCAGCTCGGAGTGTTCTTCGACACGATCGTCGTGTGCACCGTCACGGGATCGACGCACGCCGGGATGATCGCGGGCTTCGCCGACCTCGCCGAGAACTTCGGCGACCGGCCCCGCCGAGTGCTCGGTATCGACGCGTCGGCGACCATCGAGAGGACGCGGGATCAGGTGGCGCGGATCGCGCGGCGCACGGCTGAGATGATCGGCGTGGGACGGGAGCTGCGCGACGACGAGGTACAGGTTCTCGAGGGCTGGGCGGGGGAGCGCTACGGCATCCCCGTGGCGTCGACGGACGAGGCGATGGCGCTGACGGGACGGCTCGAGGGTGTGATCCTCGACCCCGTGTACGAGGGCAAGTCGATGGCCGGCCTCATCGATCTCGTGTCGAGCCGTGAGATCCCCGCGGACGCGAACGTCCTCTACGCCCACCTGGGCGGCCAGCCCGCGATCAACGCCTACAGCGGCCGCTACCACTGACCCCGCGACCGCGATCAGCGGCGTCGTGACACCGTGACGGTGAACTTCGGGTCGCGGGCGATCTGCCGCGTCGGCCCGACGACGCGCTCGAGTACGGGACGGTAGCGCAGCGCCGAGTTCCATACGCACCACAGCTCGCCGCCCGGCCGCAGGACGCGCGCCGCATCGGCGAAGAGGCGCGGCGCGACGCGGTCGCTGACGGCCGCCCCGGAGTGGAACGGCGGGTTGAGGGCGACGAGCGACGCGCTGGCGTCGGGCCGCGCGGAGAGCAGGTCGTCACGGGCCACGACCACGCGACCGGTGACGCCGTTCGCCGCGATCGTGGCCCGCGCCGACGCGACGGCGGCAGCGGACTGGTCCGAGGCGTAGACGTGGACGTTCGGATGCCGCGTGGCCCAGGCGGCCGCGACCACGCCGGTTCCGCACGCGAAGTCGATCCACGGGTCGTCGGAGGTGCCACCCGGGGTGTCGGCGGGAAGATGCCGCAGCAGCAGCCGGGTTCCGATGTCGATCCGGGCCCCGGCGAAGGCGCCGCCGTAGGCGCGGATCTCGAGCCCGTCCTCGCGGCCCGCGCGGGGGACGGGCGCGTCGACGGCTCGCGGCGTCCGTGCGGTCAGCACGCGCGACTTGCCTCGCGCGTGAGTCACGTCGAGGCGATCGAACGCGCCACGCAGCACGTCGTTCATCGCGAGCGTCATGTGCTTGACGCGGCCCCCGGCGAACACGACGACGTCGGGCGCGGCGGCCGATGCCACGGTCGCGGCGATGTCGGCGAGGGCGTCGAGCGAGCGTGGCAGCCGGATCAGCACCACGCGGGCGCCGGCGACGAGGTCGGCGCCCAGCGGCATCGAGGTGAAGCGCGCACCGGGCAGCCACCGCTGCGCGTTGGCTGTCAGCGCGGCCTCGCCGCTCAGGGCGTCCTGGTGCACGCGGACATCAACGGCCCCGTCGCTCGAGGCGCCGAGGGTGAGGGCGCCGTAGGCGTCGCCGATGATCACGAGCTCGCCCGGACCGATCCCTCCGCGTGCGGCCGCCGACTCGTCGAGGATCAGCCGGTCGGCGGCGTCCGCAGCCACGAGGCCCGGCGCCTCGACATCGGGCCACCGCCGCAGCAGCGAGAGGTCGAGCGGGCCGGGCACCCGGTAAGCCTAGTGCGGGCCGGGCGCAAGCCGGAGACGACCGCCACCGGGCGGCGCACAATGGTCGGATGAGAACTGCGCTGCGCTGGCTGCTCGCCGGCGGGATGATCTTCGCCGGACTGAGTCACCTCTTCTGGGCTCGACGTGATTTCCAGGCGCAGGTACCGGATGTCGTGGTCGACACGCTTCCCATCGACCGTGACGGCGTCGTCGTCGCGTCGGGAGCCGTCGAGGCGTTGTTCGGCGCGGCGCTGCTTGCCCTGCCGCGCGAGCGCGAGCGGGTCGGAACTCTGCTGGCCGCGTTCTTCGTCGCCGTCTTCCCGGGCAACGTCGATCAGTGGCGCAAGAAGCGCAGCGCGTTCGGTCTCGACACGGACCGGCGTCGTTTCGTCCGTCTGTTCTTCCAGCCGGTGCTGGTGGCCTGGGCGTGGTGGTCGACGCGTCAGCCCCGCGACGCCGCGTAGCGGTGTTCGGGGCGGCCCGTCGAGCCGTAACGCAGCCGTACATCCACGATGCCGCGGGCGGCGAGGGCAGCGAGGTGGCGCTGCGCGGTCGCGCGTGAGATGCCGCACGCGTCGGCCACCTCGCCGGCGGACGCCTCGCCGGCGCCCAGGGTCGCGAGCACCAGCTGTTCGGTCGCCGATCGCGTCGTCGTCACGGGCTCTCCGTGGACGATGGCGAGAGCCCGATCGATGTCGTCCTGTTCGAGCTCGGCGGCATCCAGCACGTTGCGGTACCGCGCATACCGCTCGAGTCGGTCCCGCAGCGCGCGTGCGTCGAACGGCTTGAGGAGGTATCCGATCGCTCCCGCGCGCAGCGCGCGCCGGACCGTCGCGGCGTCGGTCGCCGCCGACAGCACGAGAGCGTCGACATCGGTGGCACGCACGAGCTCGATTCCCTCTCCGTCGGGGAGGTAGTTGTCGATGAGCAGGAGGTCGGGCCGTTCCGCCGCGATCGCGGCACGCGCGGCCGTCAGCGATCGAGCCGGCTCGAGGGCCCGGAATCCGGGCACGGAATCGACGGCGTCGCGGTGCAGACCGGCGACGCGGAAGTCGTCGTCGACGACGAGGACGCGCAGGGGGGAGGTCATGAGTCCGTCTCCTCGGGTCGGGGCGGGGGATCGATACGGTCGCCGGCCGCGCCGGGAGCACGCAGGACACCGGGGATCCGAGCGGCGAAGACGGCGCCCGTGGCGCTGCCACCGGGATCGATGATCCAGA
It contains:
- a CDS encoding 1-aminocyclopropane-1-carboxylate deaminase, which produces MTLADFPRHSLTFGPSPIHPLDRLSAHLGGARIWAKREDVASGLAYGGNKTRKLEYLVPEALAQGADTLVSIGGIQSNHTRQVAAVAAHLGLKAVLVQENWVDWPDAVNDRVGNILLSRLMGADVRLSSDGFDIGFRDSWKEAIADVEAAGGKPYAIPAGASDHPLGGLGFANWAHEVRSQEEQLGVFFDTIVVCTVTGSTHAGMIAGFADLAENFGDRPRRVLGIDASATIERTRDQVARIARRTAEMIGVGRELRDDEVQVLEGWAGERYGIPVASTDEAMALTGRLEGVILDPVYEGKSMAGLIDLVSSREIPADANVLYAHLGGQPAINAYSGRYH
- a CDS encoding response regulator, with translation MTSPLRVLVVDDDFRVAGLHRDAVDSVPGFRALEPARSLTAARAAIAAERPDLLLIDNYLPDGEGIELVRATDVDALVLSAATDAATVRRALRAGAIGYLLKPFDARALRDRLERYARYRNVLDAAELEQDDIDRALAIVHGEPVTTTRSATEQLVLATLGAGEASAGEVADACGISRATAQRHLAALAARGIVDVRLRYGSTGRPEHRYAASRG
- a CDS encoding class I SAM-dependent methyltransferase; the encoded protein is MPGPLDLSLLRRWPDVEAPGLVAADAADRLILDESAAARGGIGPGELVIIGDAYGALTLGASSDGAVDVRVHQDALSGEAALTANAQRWLPGARFTSMPLGADLVAGARVVLIRLPRSLDALADIAATVASAAAPDVVVFAGGRVKHMTLAMNDVLRGAFDRLDVTHARGKSRVLTARTPRAVDAPVPRAGREDGLEIRAYGGAFAGARIDIGTRLLLRHLPADTPGGTSDDPWIDFACGTGVVAAAWATRHPNVHVYASDQSAAAVASARATIAANGVTGRVVVARDDLLSARPDASASLVALNPPFHSGAAVSDRVAPRLFADAARVLRPGGELWCVWNSALRYRPVLERVVGPTRQIARDPKFTVTVSRRR
- a CDS encoding GntR family transcriptional regulator, which codes for MSLSPIERPVSLRDHAYTAIRDAIVSGALAPGQRLRDQELEDWLGVSRTPIREAIARLELAGLVRTRRAKATEVAPLDERDALAAQRIAASLHALAAHDGVPQLTSGNLEAMRAANARFAEALARAAVDEALAADDAFHEVLVIASANPLLPSLLEQVTPLLRRLERARFSSLAGRDSVAAHDRIIELAAAGDATGAAAATRENWLTLERLLAHPDPTASSTDL
- a CDS encoding DoxX family protein; amino-acid sequence: MRTALRWLLAGGMIFAGLSHLFWARRDFQAQVPDVVVDTLPIDRDGVVVASGAVEALFGAALLALPRERERVGTLLAAFFVAVFPGNVDQWRKKRSAFGLDTDRRRFVRLFFQPVLVAWAWWSTRQPRDAA